A section of the Ictalurus punctatus breed USDA103 chromosome 8, Coco_2.0, whole genome shotgun sequence genome encodes:
- the canx gene encoding calnexin precursor (The RefSeq protein has 1 non-frameshifting indel and aligns at 99% coverage compared to this genomic sequence) yields MELKVRLCVLLLALSVCVTLQVRAQEEDEDEDVHVEDDLGNLGDEELLDGDGEVDLEDEEKPTPTPAAPTVTYKAPEPKGEHFFAESFDKGTLDGWVLSQAKKDGIDEDIAKYDGKWEVEEMKDTKLPGDKGLVLKSRAKHHAISALLLRPFTFDTKPLIVQYEVNFQNGIDCGGAYAKLLSQSAELNLDEFVDKTPYTIMFGPDKCGEDYKLHFIFRHKNPKTGEYEEKHAKKADSDLRTYYTDKKTHLYTLVLNPDNSFEILIDQTVVNSGNLLNDMTPAVNPPAEIEDPDDHKPDDWDERPKIPDPDAVKPDDWDEDAPAKIADEDAVKPDGWLDDEPEYISDPDAVKPEDWDEDMDGEWEAPQIPNSACESAPGCGKWERPMIDNPNYKGKWKPPMVDNPNYQGVWKPRKIPNPDYFEDLHPFRMTAVSAVGLELWSMSSDIFFDNFFITSDRNVADKWAEEGWGLKKAAEGAAEPGLVNQMMSAAEERPWLWVVYVLTVALPVVLIFVFCCTGKKKPATSAAEYKKTDEPQPDVKEEEEEEEEEEEARGEESEKKADAEESPAEAEAPEEEEADKQEDKSDEKQEDDVLRRSPRSKARARKD; encoded by the exons ATGGAACTGAAGGTGCGGTTGTGCGTGCTGCTGCTAGCACTGAGCGTGTGCGTGACGCTACAGGTGCGCGCCCAGGAAGAGGACGAAGACGAGGACGTGCACGTGGAAGACGACCTGGGAAACCTGGGAGACGAAGAGCTGCTGGACGGAGACGGAGAGGTCGACCTCGAGGACGAAGAAAAGCCGACGCCCACTCCGGCAGCACCTACC GTGACGTATAAAGCCCCGGAGCCGAAGGGCGAGCACTTCTTTGCCGAGTCGTTCGATAAAGGAACGCTGGACGG GTGGGTTTTATCCCAGGCGAAGAAGGATGGCATCGATGAGGACATCGCCAAGTATGACG gtAAATGGGAGGTTGAGGAGATGAAAGACACAAAGCTGCCTGGTGATAAAGGCCTTGTACTGAAGTCCAGAGCCAAACATCACGCCATCTCCGCTCTGCTACTGCGACCTTTCACCTTCGACACCAAACCCCTCATCGTCCA GTACGAGGTGAACTTCCAGAATGGAATCGACTGTGGAGGCGCCTACGCCAAACTTCTCTCCCAGAGCGCAGAGCTCAACCTG GACGAGTTCGTTGATAAGACCCCGTACACCATCATGTTCGGACCGGATAAGTGCGGCGAGGACTACAAGCTCCATTTTATCTTCCGCCACAAGAACCCCAAAACGGGCGAGTACGAGGAAAAACACGCCAAAAAGGCCGACTCGGACCTCCGTACGTACTACACGGACAAGAAGACCCACCTGTACACACTGG TGTTAAACCCAGACAACAGCTTCGAGATACTGATCGACCAGACAGTGGTGAACAGCGGAAATCTGCTGAACGATATGACCCCTGCAGTAAACCCTCCCGCTGAGATCGAAGACCCCGATGACCACAAGCCTGACGACTGGGACGAGAGACCCAAGATCCCGGACCCGGACGCAGTCAAGCCTGACGACTG GGATGAGGATGCTCCGGCCAAGATCGCCGATGAAGATGCAGTGAAACCTGACGGCTGGCTGGACGACGAGCCCGAGTACATCAGTGACCCTGATGCTGTTAAACCGGAGGACTG GGATGAGGATATGGACGGTGAGTGGGAGGCGCCTCAGATCCCTAACTCCGCCTGCGAGTCCGCCCCAGGTTGTGGAAAATGGGAGAGGCCTATGATTGACAACCCCAACTACAAGGGCAAGTGGAAGCCACCCATGGTCGACAACCCCAACTATCAG GGAGTGTGGAAGCCCAGGAAGATCCCCAACCCTGACTACTTCGAGGACCTGCATCCGTTCCGCATGACTGCCGTGAGCGCCGTGGGCCTGGAGCTCTGGTCCATGTCCTCGGACATCTTTTTCGACAACTTCTTCATCACGTCGGACCGCAACGTTGCCGACAAGTGGGCGGAGGAAGGCTGGGGCCTGAAGAAAGCCGCAGAGGGAGCAGCCGAG CCTGGTCTCGTTAATCAGATGATGTCTGCAGCAGAAGAGAGACCCTGGCTCTGGGTGGTCTACGTCCTGACCGTGGCTCTCCCTGTTGTCCTTATCTTCGTCTTCTGCTGCACTGGAaag AAGAAGCCAGCGACCTCTGCTGCCGAGTACAAGAAGACTGACGAGCCTCAGCCTGATgtgaaggaggaagaggaagaagaagaggaagaagaagaggccaGGGGTGAAGAGTCAG AGAAGAAAGCTGATGCGGAGGAAAGCCCTGCAGAAGCACCAGAGGAAGAGGAAGCAGACAAACAGGAAGACAAATCAGATGAG AAACAAGAGGACGATGTCCTCAGGAGGTCCCCGAGAAGCAAAGCGAGAGCTAGAAAGGACTGA